The following proteins come from a genomic window of Metarhizium brunneum chromosome 2, complete sequence:
- the rnr-1 gene encoding Ribonucleoside-diphosphate reductase large chain, translating into MFVRKRDGRQERVQFDKITARVSRLCYGLDTEHVDPVAITQKVISGVYGGVTTVQLDDLAAETAAYMTVTHPDYAILAARIAVSNLHKQTKKQWSSVVSDLYHYVNPKNERASPMISKDTYECVMRHKDELDSAIVYDRDFNYQYFGFKTLERSYLLKLNGKIVERPQHMIMRVAVGIWGDNIERVIETYNLMSSKFFTHASPTLFNAGTPQAQLSSCFLVDMKDDSIDGIYDTLKTCAMISKMAGGIGLNVHRIRATGSYIAGTNGTSNGIIPMLRVFNNTARYVDQGGNKRPGAFAIYLEPWHADVFEFLDLRKNHGKEEVRARDLFLALWIPDLFMKRVEKNGDWTLMCPNECPGLADCYGEEFEALYEKYEREGKGRRTIRAQKLWYSILEAQTETGNPFMLYKDACNKKSNQKNLGTIRSSNLCTEIVEYSAPDEVAVCNLASLALPAFVDYDEGRYDFKKLHEVTQVVVRNLNKIIDVNYYPVQEARNSNMRHRPIGVGVQGLADAFLALRMPFESPEARELNKQIFETIYHAALTASMELAKEQGPYSTFKGSPASEGILQFDMWNVTPSDLWEWDTLKQQIKEHGIRNSLLLAPMPTASTSQILGNNECFEPYTSNIYQRRVLAGEFQVVNPWLLKDLVDMGLWSDAMKNRIIAENGSIQNIPNIPADIKALYKTVWEISQRQVVQMAADRGAFIDQSQSLNIHMKDPSMGKITSMHFAGWKLGLKTGMYYLRTQAAAAPIQFTVDQEALKVADASVGKDRLPKKRTAPAGTSYMTSVSAVPRAAHLRKEDDINAVNANGIPTPSNTPPPAGASRPIASPSKPAAIKADVDEGDSPKVLPTEPSEVIKDEELAEPGTKRSGQSEDGDDSGERERDIYSEAVLACSIENPEACVMCSG; encoded by the exons ATGTTTGTCAGAAAGCGCG ATGGTCGCCAAGAGCGCGTCCAATTCGACAAGATCACTGCCCGCGTCTCAAGGCTGTGTTACGGCCTAGACACGGAGCACGTTGATCCTGTTGCCATCACCCAGAAGGTCATCTCTGGTGTCTACGGCGGTGTAACCACAGTTCAGCTTGATGATCTT GCTGCTGAGACCGCGGCTTACATGACCGTCACCCACCCCGACTacgccatcctcgccgcccGTATCGCCGTCTCCAATTTGCACAAGCAGACCAAGAAGCAATGGTCTTCTGTTGTCAGCGATCTGTACCACTACGTCAATCCCAAGAATGAGCGTGCCTCGCCCATGATTTCCAAGGACACGTACGAGTGCGTCATGAGACACAAGGACGAGCTCGACTCGGCCATTGTCTACGACAGGGACTTCAACTACCAGTATTTTGGCTTCAAGACCCTGGAGCGATCATATCTTCTGAAGCTCAACGGTAAGATCGTTGAACGACCTCAGCATATGATTATGCGTGTTGCTGTCGGTATCTGGGGAGACAACATTGAGCGCGTCATTGAAACCTACAACCTCATGTCAAGCAAATTCTTCACCCATGCCTCACCTACACTCTTCAATGCTGGTACTCCTCAAGCCCAGCTTTCTTCGTGCTTCCTTGTGGACATGAAGGATGACAGTATCGACGGCATCTACGACACTCTCAAGACTTGTGCCATGATTTCCAAGATGGCCGGTGGCATCGGTCTCAATGTCCACCGTATTCGTGCCACTGGCTCTTACATTGCTGGTACCAACGGCACCTCCAACGGCATCATTCCCATGCTCCGTGTGTTCAACAACACTGCCAGATATGTTGACCAGGGTGGCAACAAGCGTCCCGGTGCCTTTGCAATCTACCTGGAGCCTTGGCACGCTGATGTTTTCGAGTTCCTCGACCTCAGAAAAAACCACGGCAAGGAGGAAGTCCGTGCTCGTGACCTTTTCCTTGCCCTCTGGATTCCCGACCTCTTCATGAAGCGTGTCGAGAAGAACGGCGACTGGACTCTGATGTGTCCCAACGAATGCCCTGGCCTTGCCGACTGCTATGGTGAGGAGTTCGAGGCTCTGTACGAAAAGTACGAGCGAGAGGGCAAGGGCCGCAGGACCATTCGGGCTCAGAAGCTCTGGTACTCCATCCTTGAGGCTCAGACCGAGACTGGTAATCCCTTCATGCTCTACAAGGATGCCTgcaacaagaagagcaaCCAGAAGAACCTCGGTACCATCCGCAGCTCTAACCTTTGCACTGAGATTGTTGAATACTCTGCCCCTGACGAGGTGGCTGTCTGCAACCTTGCCTCTCTAGCTCTGCCTGCTTTTGTCGACTACGACGAGGGCCGCTACGACTTCAAGAAGCTCCACGAAGTCACTCAGGTTGTCGTTCGTAACCTCAACAAGATCATTGATGTCAACTACTATCCGGTCCAGGAGGCccgcaacagcaacatgCGACACCGACCTATCGGTGTTGGTGTTCAGGGTCTTGCCGATGCTTTCCTTGCTCTGCGAATGCCTTTTGAGTCTCCCGAGGCTCGCGAGCTGAACAAGCAAATCTTCGAGACCATCTACCACGCTGCCTTGACCGCCTCCAtggagctggccaaggagcaggGCCCTTACTCTACCTTCAAGGGATCTCCCGCCTCAGAGGGTATCCTTCAGTTCGACATGTGGAATGTCACGCCTTCTGACCTGTGGGAATGGGACACTCTCAAGCAGCAGATTAAAGAGCACGGTATCCGCAACTCCTTGCTCCTTGCTCCCATGCCCACTGCTAGCACATCGCAGATCCTCGGCAACAATGAGTGCTTCGAGCCCTACACCTCCAACATTTACCAGCGACGTGTCCTGGCTGGCGAGTTCCAGGTTGTCAACCCTTGGCTGTTGAAGGATCTCGTCGATATGGGTCTTTGGTCTGATGCTATGAAGAACCGCATTATTGCTGAGAACGGTTCCATTCAGAACATCCCTAACATCCCCGCCGATATCAAGGCTCTCTACAAGACCGTCTGGGAGATTTCTCAGCGACAGGTTGTCCAGATGGCCGCCGACCGTGGTGCCTTCATTGACCAGTCCCAGTCTCTCAATATCCACATGAAGGACCCTTCAATGGGCAAGATCACCAGCATGCACTTTGCCGGGTGGAAACTGGGTCTCAAGACTGGCATGTACTACCTGCGCACgcaggctgctgccgctCCTATCCAGTTCACTGTTGACCAGGAGGCTCTCAAGGTTGCTGATGCCAGTGTTGGCAAGGACAGACTTCCCAAGAAGCGAACCGCGCCTGCTGGCACCAGCTACATGACCTCTGTATCTGCTGTGCCCCGAGCCGCTCACCTCAGAAAGGAAGACGACATCAATGCTGTCAATGCTAACGGCATTCCTACTCCTAGCAACACTCCACCACCTGCTGGTGCTTCCCGCCCCATTGCTTCTCCGAGCAAGCCAGCTGCCATCAAGGCTGACGTTGATGAGGGCGACAGCCCCAAGGTCCTGCCCACTGAGCCCTCAGAAGTTATCAAGGATGAGGAGCTTGCCGAGCCCGGGACCAAGCGTTCTGGCCAGTctgaagatggcgacgaTAGCGGGGAGCGTGAGCGGGATATCTACTCGGAGGCCGTCCTTGCCT GTAGCATTGAGAACCCCGAAGCCTGCGTCATGTGCAGTGGTTAA
- the CFMA gene encoding GPI-anchored CFEM domain protein — MKSAAFAFTLVAAVAAQDIAALAKCGQTCANNMIAAGKAQELGCKENDVKCLCSNPNFAYGLRDCSRAICSEQDVNQVIEYGVKYCEGAGVAITGGTGGPSQTGSNGEATQTGSNSAGASQTGSNSAGASHTGSNSGEASHSATGGGEATQSGESGSGAQVTTLYSTETGTDGKVITTPVATSTIEGGNSGNGDASGSVLTYTTNGSQVVTTLATAVSSPTGTESSGATETGSGSESSTGGSGSESSTGGSGSESTSEGNGGASSTSEGGAGSQTTGNGGATSTSKGLAAQITAAPGILAVAGLAALLI, encoded by the exons ATGAAGTCGGCTGCCTTCGCTTTCACCTTGGTTgcggctgttgctgctcaGGACATTGCCGCCCTCGCTAAGTGCGGT CAAACCTGTGCCAATAACATGATTGCTGCAGGAAAGGCCCAGGAGCTTGGCTGCAAGGAGAACGACGTCAAGTGCCTCTGCAGCAACCCCAACTTCGCCTACGGTCTCCGTGACTGCTCTCGCGCCATCTGCAGCGAACAAGATGTCAACCAAGTCATCGAGTACGGTGTGAAGTACTGCGAGGGTGCCGGTGTCGCGATTACTGGTGGAACTGGCGGTCCTAGCCAGACTGGCAGCAACGGTGAAGCCACTCAAACTGGTTCTAACAGTGCTGGCGCCTCTCAAACTGGTTCCAACAGTGCTGGCGCCTCTCACACTGGTTCCAACAGTGGTGAGGCCTCTCATAGTGCTACTGGCGGTGGTGAGGCCACTCAATCCGGCGAGAGTGGCAGTGGTGCCCAAGTGACTACCCTCTACAGCACTGAAACCGGCACTGATGGCAAGGTCATCACTACCCCAGTTGCCACTTCCACCATTGAGGGCGGCAACAGCGGAAACGGTGACGCTAGCGGCTCTGTCCTCACTTACACTACCAACGGTTCTCAGGTTGTCACCACTCTCGCCACCGCGGTAAGCAGCCCTACTGGCACTGAGAGCTCTGGTGCCACCGAAACTGGCTCCGGCTCTGAGTCCTCAACTGGCGGTTCCGGCTCCGAGTCTTCGACTggtggctctggctctgaGTCCACTTCGGAAGGCAATGGCGGTGCTTCCTCAACCTCTGAGGGCGGCGCTGGCTCCCAGACCACTGGTAACGGTGGTGCTACCTCCACCAGCAAGGGTCTTGCT GCCCAGATCACTGCTGCCCCTGGCATCCTCGCCGTTGCCGGCCTTGCCGCTCTCCTCATCTAA
- the PIR gene encoding Pirin, whose product MSVPRAIRKAFLAVEQSEGAGARVRRSIGTPQLRNFSPFLMLDHFSVSPGAGFPDHPHRGQETITYLLEGATDHEDFAGNKGTLYPGDLQFMTAGRGIVHAEMPRKTDDGKPNVGLQLWVDLPESLKACEPRYRDLRAAEIPTVDVDAGRATIKVISGQSHGIDSVKDLAYTPVWILDLVLRPGASVTQPLPKGWNAFSYVLEGSAWYGQGQDRTEIQQFHNVVFEQEGDVVHVETDADATKDTRLVIIAGTPLDQEVVQYGPFVLNSKEGVYQALYDYQTFSNGFERAKDWKSEIGKPMMG is encoded by the exons ATGTCAGTCCCCCGCGCCATCCGCAAGGCCTTCCTGGCCGTCGAGCAGTCCGAGGGCGCAGGCGCGCGCGTCCGCCGGTCCATCGGCACGCCGCAGCTGCGCAACTTCTCGCCCTTCCTCATGCTCGACCACTTCTCCGTCTCGCCCGGCGCAGGGTTCCCCGACCACCCGCACCGCGGCCAGGAGACCATCACGTACCTGCTCGAGGGCGCCACGGACCACGAGGACTTCGCCGGCAACAAGGGCACCCTGTACCCGGGCGACCTGCAGTTCATGACGGCCGGCCGGGGCATCGTGCACGCAGAGATGCCCCGCAAgaccgacgacggcaagcccaACGTCGGCCTGCAGCTGTGGGTTGATCTCCCCGAGAGCCTCAAGGCCTGCGAGCCGCGATACCGGGACCTCCGCGCCGCCGAGATCCccaccgtcgacgtcgacgccggcagGGCCACCATCAAGGTCATCTCCGGCCAGAGCCACGGCATCGACTCGGTCAAGGACCTCGCCTACACCCCCGTGTGGATCCTCGACCTCGTCCTGCGGCCCGGCGCCAGCGTCACCCAGCCCCTGCCAAAGGGCTGGAACGCCTTCTCCTACGTCCTCGAGGGGAGCGCCTGGTATGGACAGGGACAGGACCGCACAGAGATTCAACAGTTCCACAACGTCGTCTTTGAGCAGGAGGGCGACGTCGTTCACGTCGAGACTGATGCTGACGCGACAAAGGACACTCGTCTTG TCATCATTGCTGGCACACCTCTCGATCAGGAAGTTGTGCAATATGGCCCATTCGTCCTCAACTCAAAAGAGGGCGTGTACCAGGCCTTGTACGATTACCAAACTTTCTCCAATGGCTTCGAGAGGGCAAAGGACTGGAAGAGCGAAATTGGCAAGCCCATGATGGGATGA